From one Dysidea avara chromosome 9, odDysAvar1.4, whole genome shotgun sequence genomic stretch:
- the LOC136266319 gene encoding uncharacterized protein produces the protein MEGDDKTEAAVTMSTIELTEDDIPGASLSGRDPSELHVVELKRWLKCRGANLSGRKADLVKRVRDYIATGIATRLVDPDGGQHTGEKADQQLSVTSWVLPTDGWTNNLDDLPKFSYDHLFAHLVSNSKSVANNQKSSAKKTYKTTGAMKHKEAGYRLFQDDHVKRVKFYPGSADQNQCYFNALVQASFKTSVNYSTSVCLYRSNGAVCGAHCKCKAGGGGCCKHVAALLYCVLNYSESQLKVIPDHKTCTDKPQQWNVTKKSTDGPIFFSDILIVRHTYGKRKAEEECTRSSKRKEYRACPASLQAVSEDQIRALCTSLESHTDNPPFPIVLRGNECRPLVEREVCLPSSSTCDPTEQDSCIIEEMATETHSTNPEEAVFAYVRVSQEEAEKIQLETKEQSKSSAWFKARQCRITASYFGRVCKKLPSNPGIKLANSITSQCQKQYTPTPCVWGKENEPLAVEAYIQHMAMQQRTVIVTQTGLMINPNFPYLGASPDGLITDCSSTDPNGILEIKCPYKYRDVDPCEAAEYKDFCCELTGDTLTLKQKHNYYYQIQGQMAISCRKWCDFVVYTNKKVSVERISFEESHWMKMLPKLKDFFTKRMVPILEKKIHTM, from the exons ATGGAAGGTGATGATAAGACAGAAGCTGCGGTCACTATGTCAACTATCG AGCTAACAGAAGACGATATACCAGGTGCCTCTTTATCTGGTCGGGATCCCAGCGAGCTGCATGTGGTGGAGCTTAAGCGATGGTTGAAATGCAGAGGAGCTAATCTCTCTGGACGTAAAGCTGACCTTGTTAAGAG AGTACGCGATTATATAGCAACTGGCATAGCCACTCGTTTAGTAGATCCGGATGGAGGCCAGCATACTGGAGAGAAAGCTGACCAGCAATTGTCAGTGACAAGTTGGGTATTACCAACTGATGGTTGGACTAATAATTTAGATGATCTACCAAAGTTTTCATATGATCACCTATTTGCACACTTGGTGTCCAACTCAAAATCAGTTGCAAATAACCAAAAATCATCAGCCAAGAAGACATATAAGACGACAGGAGCTATGAAACACAAAGAGGCTGGATATAGGCTTTTCCAAGATGATCATGTGAAAAGAGTCAAATTCTACCCAGGAAGTGCTGATCAGAATCAATGCTATTTTAATGCATTAGTACAAGCCTCTTTCAAAACATCGGTAAACTATTCAACATCAGTTTGTTTGTACAGATCAAATGGTGCAGTGTGTGGTGCTCATTGTAAATGTAAGGCAGGAGGTGGAGGctgttgtaaacatgttgcagctctattgtattgtgtattaaaCTATTCTGAAAGCCAGCTCAAAGTAATTCCAGACCATAAAACCTGCACCGACAAGCCTCAGCAATGGAATGTAACTAAGAAATCTACAGATGGTCCTATTTTCTTCTCAGATATCCTAATTGTGCGCCATACATATGGTAAACGCAAAGCTGAAGAAGAGTGTACTAGAAGTAGTAAACGTAAAGAATACCGTGCCTGCCCAGCATCACTTCAAGCTGTGTCAGAAGATCAAATCCGTGCTCTGTGCACAAGCCTAGAATCACATACAGATAACCCTCCATTTCCTATTGTTCTAAGAGGAAATGAATGCAGACCACTTGTAGAAAGAGAAGTCTGTTTGCCTAGCTCATCAACATGTGATCCTACTGAACAAGATTCATGTATTATTGAAGAAATGGCTACAGAAACACATAGCACAAATCCAGAGGAAGCAGTGTTTGCGTATGTTAGAGTGAGCCAAGAAGAAGCTGAAAagattcagttagaaacaaaagAGCAATCAAAATCTTCAGCATGGTTTAAGGCACGACAGTGTAGGATAACAGCCTCATACTTTGGCCGAGTGTGTAAAAAGCTCCCATCAAACCCTGGTATTAAATTAGCAAATAGCATTACGAGTCAGTGTCAAAAACAATATACACCAACACCATGTGTTTGGGGAAAAGAAAACGAGCCACTTGCTGTAGAGGCTTATATTCAGCATATGGCAATGCAACAAAGAACTGTTATAGTTACCCAAACAGGTCTGATGATCAATCCAAACTTTCCTTATCTGGGTGCGTCTCCAGATGGGTTGATAACAGACTGTAGTAGCACTGATCCAAATGGCATATTAGAAATAAAATGTCCTTACAAATACCGTGATGTGGACCCTTGTGAAGCTGCTGAATATAAAGATTTTTGTTGCGAACTGACAGGTGACACTCTTACACTCAAACAGaaacacaattattattatcaaattcaGGGACAAATGGCCATCAGCTGTAGGAAGTGGTGTGACTTTGTAGTATACACAAACAAGAAAGTGTCAGTCGAACGCATCAGTTTTGAGGAATCTCACTGGATGAAGATGTTACCCAAGCTTAAGGACTTCTTTACTAAGAGAATGGTACCTATATTGGAGAAAAAAATACATACAATGTAA